In Sulfolobales archaeon, the genomic window GAGAGCTTGAGGAGATGAAGAGATATGTTGAGGAGGCGATGAGATCCGGGGCCTTCGGGCTGAGCACCGGGCTTATATATGTGCCCAGCATGTTTGGAGATGCTAGGGAGATTATAGAGCTTGCAAAGGTTGCCGCGAGGTTCGGCGGGTTATATGCAACCCATATGAGGAACGAGGGTGTAGGTCTCATAGACTCTATCATTGAATCTATAGGTGTTGGTTTAGAGACAGGGATCTCGGTGGAGATCTCCCATCTAAAGGCTAGTGGGAGGCCTGCATGGGGTAAGATCACGGTAGCTCTAGATCTGATCTCGGAGTATGTATCAAGGGGATATGATATATCTGCTGATGCATATCCATATACAGCATCTTCAACCAGCATGACAGCACTACTCCCTAAACACATTAGAGAAGGGGCTGGGGAGGAGGTTCTAGAAAGGCTTAGAGATCCCAGGGTTATCAACTATATTAGGGAGAACCTAGGAGGAGAGATCATAGAGGGGAGATATCTATCCTGGTCAGATATCTCGATCTCGTTCTCCCCAAGGCATAGAGAGTATGAGGGCATGAGGATCGATAAGATCGCGGAGAAGCTAGGTCTAGACCCGGTTGAGGCGATCGTGAAAATACTCGTGGAGGATGAGCTCAGCACAAGAATAATTATATATGGTATGAGGGAGGAGGATGTGGAAAAGGTTATCTCACACCCACTTATAGCAATTGGAAGCGATGGATCCATAACGAGGCAAGGAGTAGGAAAGCCCCATCCAAGAAGCTATGGGACATTTCCGAGGATTATAGCTAGATATGTTAGGGAGAAGAAGCTGATATCGCTCCAAGAGGCTATAAGGAAGATGACATCGCTACCAGCAAGAAAACTAAGACTGCTCGATAGAGGGATCCTTAGGCCAGGGATGAAGGCAGATATAACTATATTTGACTATTATAAGGTAGAAGATACTGCTACATATGAGAACCCCCATTCATATCCCAAGGGGATTATATATGTCATTATAAATGGATGCATAGCAGTTGATAATGGAAGGCTAGTGGGTAGGAAGAGATGTGGGAGGGTATTGAGACTAGGAAAAGCCTAGATGAGAACATATTCCCCACGCTAAAGACATCTATGGCTAGAGATCTACAATTGCTTCTCAGATAATAACGCTAGATCAAGTGATGCTGTGAGTGGTTTAAGAATTTCAGAGCTACAGTAGCATTTATCATAAACTATCTTATTAATATGGTGGATAGGGGGCTTATGTTGTGTCTAGCGGGAAGAGGCTGAGGTTCTTCGCAACCACTATCCCGGGTATTGAGGATATTGCTGCTGAGGAGCTCTCATCACTCGATGCATCGATCCGTGGGTATGGCCGTAGTAAGGTTTTTTTCGAGGGTTATCTCGAGGATATCTATAGGCTTAAC contains:
- a CDS encoding D-aminoacylase, whose product is MRYDIVIKNGIIVDGTGSPPFRADIGIVGDTIAAIKDLSGVEAEITIDARGLYISPGFIDIHNHSDLSIMEIPTADNYVLQGVTTIVTGNCGSSPAPLSDLNRDEYTKNVNRIHPNIDIRWRSFGEYLDALEDVEPGINIAPLVGHGAIRSAVLGYSDIKPSERELEEMKRYVEEAMRSGAFGLSTGLIYVPSMFGDAREIIELAKVAARFGGLYATHMRNEGVGLIDSIIESIGVGLETGISVEISHLKASGRPAWGKITVALDLISEYVSRGYDISADAYPYTASSTSMTALLPKHIREGAGEEVLERLRDPRVINYIRENLGGEIIEGRYLSWSDISISFSPRHREYEGMRIDKIAEKLGLDPVEAIVKILVEDELSTRIIIYGMREEDVEKVISHPLIAIGSDGSITRQGVGKPHPRSYGTFPRIIARYVREKKLISLQEAIRKMTSLPARKLRLLDRGILRPGMKADITIFDYYKVEDTATYENPHSYPKGIIYVIINGCIAVDNGRLVGRKRCGRVLRLGKA